A window of Enoplosus armatus isolate fEnoArm2 chromosome 3, fEnoArm2.hap1, whole genome shotgun sequence contains these coding sequences:
- the il19l gene encoding interleukin 19 like → MMKMLLGCSLLLLLLSLSELVESRTLHLDSCSVNVHTHELRKYYSAIRSNAIAGDADIGVKFLDKSLMKGVQEGQTCCFLRLVLRFYVERVFSNYASSQQQRSSSALANAFVSIRRDIHKCHCHCAEETQRTVDSLHAEFNKLEANQAAQKAVGELDTVLEWLEGLGQKTA, encoded by the exons atgatgaagatgctgCTCGgctgctccctcctcctgctcctcctgagtCTGAGTGAACTTGTGGAGAGCCGAACTCTGCATCTGGACAGCTGCTCTGTCAACGTTCACACGCACGAACTGCGCAAATATTACTCTGCCATACGATCAAATGCG ATAGCAGGAGACGCTGATATTGGAGTGAAATTTCTGGACAAATCATTGATGAAGGGTGTTCAG GAGGGGCAGACGTGCTGTTTCCTGCGTCTCGTGCTGCGTTTCTACGTTGAGAGAGTGTTTAGCAACTATGCCTCCTCTCAGCAGCAACGCTCCTCCAGCGCTCTGGCCAACGCTTTTGTCAGCATCAGGAGAGATATACACAAATGT CACTGCCACtgtgcagaggaaacacagagaacagTTGACTCCCTGCATGCTGAGTTTAACAAG CTCGAAGCAAACCAGGCGGCACAGAAGGCCGTGGGAGAACTGGACACAGTGCTGGAGTGGCTGGAGGGACTCGGCCAGAAAACAGCGTGA